The Anas acuta chromosome 18, bAnaAcu1.1, whole genome shotgun sequence genome has a segment encoding these proteins:
- the RAB11FIP4 gene encoding rab11 family-interacting protein 4 isoform X3, protein MTLAQQEVHHESDMDSAIESAQSSEASDVCRIEEKDGVLGGLFLPGDKSSPHNPSAASDLSTYSTASLISNEEQFEDYGEGDDVDFTPSSPCPDDETRTNAYSDLGSSVSSSAGQTPRKMRHVYNSELLDVYCSQCCKKINLLNDLEARLKNLKANSPNRKISSTAFGRQLFHNSNFSSSNGSTEDLFRDSIDSCDNDITEKVTYLEKKVTELENDNLTNGDLKSKLKQENTQLVHRVHELEELLKDQETSAEQTLEEEIKRHREAYTKYEKEKGTEIELLNTRVQQLEDENGELKSTVTRLKSQTERLDEERQRMSDRLEDTSLRLKDEMDLYKRMMDKLRQNRLEFNKEREATQELIEDLRKELEHLQLYKLECERPGRGRSSSSSVSEFNAKTREVEMEHEIKRLKQENQKLRDQNDDLNGQILSLSLYEAKNLFATQTKAQSLAAEIDSASRDELMEALKEQEEINYRLRQYMDKIILAILDHNPSILEIKN, encoded by the exons ATGACGCTAGCACAGCAAGAGGTTCACCATGAGTCTGACATGGACAGTGCCATCGAGAGTGCCCAGAGCTCGGAGGCCTCCGACGTGTGTCGGATTGAGGAGAAGGACGGTGTGCTTGGTGGCTTATTCCTGCCTGGTGACAA GTCAAGTCCTCACAACCCTTCTGCAGCATCTGACCTCTCCACTTACTCCACTGCCTCTCTGATCAGTAATGAAGAACAGTTTGAAGACTATGGGGAAGGAGATGATGTGGATTTCACTCCCAGTAGCCCATGCCCTGATGATGAGACCAGAACCAACGCCTACTCTGACCTTGGCTCATCTGTATCTTCCAG TGCTGGCCAAACACCCCGAAAAATGAGGCATGTTTATAACAGCGAGTTACTGGATGTTTACTGCTCACAGTGCTGCAAAAAGATAAATCTGCTCAACGATTTGGAAGCCAGGCTGAaaaatttgaaagcaaacaG CCCTAACAGGAAAATATCAAGCACAGCTTTTGGAAG GCAGCTCTTCCACAATAGCAACTTCAGCAGCAGTAATGGCAGCACAGAAGACCTGTTCAGAGACAGTATAGACTCCTGCGATAATGATATAACTGAAAAG GTAACGTATCTAGAAAAAAAGGTTACAGAATTGGAGAACGATAACCTGACAAATGGTGACCTGAAGAGCAAACTGAAACAAGAGAACACACAGCTAGTTCACAG AGTTCATGAGCTGGAAGAATTATTGAAAGACCAAGAGACATCAGCAGAACAGACCCTGGAAGAAGAGATAAAGAGACATCGAGAAGCATATACCAAgtatgaaaaagagaaaggcacGGAAATTGAACTGCTAAACACAAG GGTTCAGCAACTGGAAGACGAAAATGGTGAGCTGAAAAGCACTGTCACACGACTGAAATCGCAAACAGAGAGATTAGATGAG GAGAGGCAACGCATGTCAGACAGGTTGGAGGACACTAGTCTGCGACTGAAGGATGAGATGGATTTGTACAAGAGAATGATGGATAAGCTGCGGCAGAACAGACTGGAATTTAACAAGGAGAGGGAAGCCACGCAGGAG CTCATTGAGGACTTGCGGAAGGAACTGGAGCACCTGCAGCTCTACAAGCTGGAATGTGAGCGTCCTGGACGTGGTAGAAGTTCCTCATCCAGCGTGAGTGAATTCAATGCCAAAACCAGAGAGGTGGAAATGGAGCATGAAATAAAACGGCTGAAGCAG GAGAACCAGAAACTTCGTGACCAAAATGATGATCTTAATGGACAGATTCTTAGTCTGAGTCTTTATGAAGCTAAAAATCTCTTTGCAACACAAACAAAAGCCCAGTCTTTGGCTGCTGAAATTGATTCTGCATCAAGAGATGAG CTCATGGAAGCCCTTAAAGAACAGGAAGAGATAAATTACAGATTGCGACAGTATATGGACAAGATCATTTTGGCAATCCTAGATCACAACCCATCTATCTTGGAAATAAAGAATTGA